AATATCTGCATGAGCCTGGATCAAACACCTATACAACCGCTCATCGAAACAGAGCGATTTGTCTTGCGTCCTCTCAGGAAATCGGATGCCGGGTTGCTTGTGCAATATACCAGTGATGAACGTGTGGCACGTATGACCAGTTCCATACCTCATCCGCTGCCACCTGGCGCAACTGAAGCTTACATAGGACGTGCGCTGGCGGAAGAGCGCGACGAAGATGTTTGGGCGATCGATGGAACCCGTGATGGTGGTGCTGAACTTAAGGGTGTGATTGGTTTGAAGCGAATGGATCGCAACCAGTCAGAAGCAGGATTCTGGATCGCACCTGTGTTTTGGAATACGGGACTTGCTTCCGAAGCACTAAAGGCGCTGGTTGACGCAAACCCGTTGAACAACGCAGCTATGTTTGCCTCTGTCTTTCAGGACAATCCTGCCTCGGCGCGGGTGTTGACACATTGCGGCTTTGAATATCTGGGTGACGCTGAAACATTTTCGGTTTCGCGCAATGCAGCCGTGCCAACTTGGACATACAGCAGAAAACTGTGATTGGCGCGCCGCTCATGATGCGTTAAGGCAAGCGTTAAGCGAGGCGGGGATAAAATTGCCCCTGCCATGGATCATTCGATACTATCACGCTTGGGTCAGTGACTTGGACCGTGTGAAAAGGAGCAGTCATGAAATTCCTCGATCTGGCAAAGGTCTATATCCGATCCGGTGGCGGCGGCAACGGCTGTATCAGCTTTCGGCGTGAGAAGAATGCAGAATATGGCGGTCCCAATGGCGGCGATGGCGGCAAGGGGGGAACCGTCTGGGTCGAGGTGGTCGATGGATTGAACACGCTGATTGATTTTCGCTATCAGCAGCATTTTTTCGCAAAAAGCGGCCAAAGCGGGATGGGCCAGCAGCGCACCGGTAAAGATGGTGATGACATCGTTTTACGGGTACCCGTCGGCACCGAGATTTTGGACGAAGACCAAGAAACAGTCATTGCTGATTTGACCGAAGTTGGGCAACGCATCCAATTGGCCAAAGGCGGCAATGGTGGCTTTGGTAACCTGCACTTCAAGAGTGCAACTAACCAGGCCCCCCGTCGCGCCAACCCAGGTCAGGAAGGCGTTGAGCGGACCATTTGGCTAAAGCTTAAGTTGATTGCCGATTCCGGTCTTCTGGGCCTGCCGAACGCCGGCAAGTCTACTTTTTTGGCGGCCAGCTCTAACGCACGTCCAAAGATTGCGGACTACCCTTTCACCACATTGCACCCGAACCTCGGCGTGGTTGGCGTTGATAATGCTGAATTTGTTATTGCTGACATTCCTGGCTTGATTGCAGGGGCCCATGAGGGTCGCGGTATCGGTGACCGGTTTTTGGGCCATGTCGAACGGTGTTCGGTTCTGCTGCATCTGGTTGACGGCACATCTGATACTATTGCTGAAGATTACCGCACTATCATCGGCGAATTGGAGGCCTACGGCGGCGAGCTTGCAACCAAAAACCGGGTAACCGCGCTGAACAAGATCGACGCTCTTGACGACGAAGAGCGTGCAGAGGCCCAGGCAGAACTGGAAGCGGCAGTCGGTGGCTCCGTTCTAATGATGTCGGGTGTCAGCCGTGAAGGTTTGCCCGAAGTTTTGCGTGCGGTAAAAGCGGAAATTGAAGATGACCGCATTCGGTCGAAACCCGCTGAGGAGGCGGAGTCTTGGAGTCCCTAAGCAGCGCAAAACGCATTGTTGTCAAAATTGGTTCCGCGTTGCTGGTCGATCGCGGCAATAGTGCCTTGCGTACCAAGTGGCTGCGGGCTCTTGCTGAAGACGTCGCATGGCTGCGGGCACAACAGATTGACGTCATTCTTGTATCGTCTGGCTCTATCGCTTTGGGTCGTGGCGTGTTGTGCCTTTCAAGTTCCGATCTCCCTCTCGAACAGTCCCAAGCAGCGGCAGCCGTAGGACAGATCAGGCTTGCACGGGCATATGAAGAAGCACTGGTTCCTCACGGAATTAAAACCGCACAGGTTCTTGTAACACTGGAAGACAGCGAAAATCGCCGCCGGTATTTGAATTCGCGCGCGACGCTGGAAACATTATTGGGTTTTGGCGTGGTTCCGATTGTCAACGAAAACGACACCATTGCAACTGACGAAATTCGCTACGGTGACAATGATCGACTGGCAGCTCAGGTTGCCGTGACTATTGGAGCTGATTGCCTGGTTCTATTGTCAGATGTTGATGGGTTTTACAGTGCCAATCCTGCGTTGGACCCAAAAGCGATCCGCTATGACAGGATTGCCCAGATCACTCCGGAAATCGAATCCATGGCTGGCGATGGTGTCTCAGGACTTTCCAAAGGTGGAATGATCACAAAATTGATGGCTGCCAAAGTAGCAACTGCCGCGGGTTGTGCCATGGTGATTGCTGAAGGTTCCCATTTGAACCCATTGAAAGTACTAGAGAATGGATCACCTTGCACTTGGTTTTCAGCACATACTGATCCCCAAACGGCACGCAAACGTTGGATTGCGGCCATGAAACCGCGCGGCGAAATAACAATTGATGTTGGTGCGGCGAAAGCTTTGAAATCCGGTAACAGTCTGCTTCCTGCAGGGGTCACTCAAGTGGAGGGCAATTTTGGCCGCGGTGAGCCGCTGGCCATTGTTAGCCCATCCGGGCATAAGCTGGGTCAGGGACTTAGCCGGTACACTGGCGCTGAAGCTCGGGCAATTTCGGGTCTCCAGTCGCACCAGATCGAGAATACGCTTGGCTATCCTGGCCGCGCGGCCTTGATCCACCGGGATGATATGGCACTCTGACTCTTTTTCTTGGTAAAAATGCCTCCGCCGGGGTCGACGAACTCTGGCGCCCAAATTGGGAAAGATTTGAAACTGATGAACGACATTGAAAATATCCCCGAACTCATGGCCAGTATTGGCGCGCGTGCAAAAGCGGCTTCGCAAATTTTGGCTACTGCTTCGGGTGAAGACAAACATACCGC
This portion of the Parasedimentitalea marina genome encodes:
- a CDS encoding GNAT family N-acetyltransferase, encoding MSLDQTPIQPLIETERFVLRPLRKSDAGLLVQYTSDERVARMTSSIPHPLPPGATEAYIGRALAEERDEDVWAIDGTRDGGAELKGVIGLKRMDRNQSEAGFWIAPVFWNTGLASEALKALVDANPLNNAAMFASVFQDNPASARVLTHCGFEYLGDAETFSVSRNAAVPTWTYSRKL
- the obgE gene encoding GTPase ObgE, whose amino-acid sequence is MKFLDLAKVYIRSGGGGNGCISFRREKNAEYGGPNGGDGGKGGTVWVEVVDGLNTLIDFRYQQHFFAKSGQSGMGQQRTGKDGDDIVLRVPVGTEILDEDQETVIADLTEVGQRIQLAKGGNGGFGNLHFKSATNQAPRRANPGQEGVERTIWLKLKLIADSGLLGLPNAGKSTFLAASSNARPKIADYPFTTLHPNLGVVGVDNAEFVIADIPGLIAGAHEGRGIGDRFLGHVERCSVLLHLVDGTSDTIAEDYRTIIGELEAYGGELATKNRVTALNKIDALDDEERAEAQAELEAAVGGSVLMMSGVSREGLPEVLRAVKAEIEDDRIRSKPAEEAESWSP
- the proB gene encoding glutamate 5-kinase, which encodes MESLSSAKRIVVKIGSALLVDRGNSALRTKWLRALAEDVAWLRAQQIDVILVSSGSIALGRGVLCLSSSDLPLEQSQAAAAVGQIRLARAYEEALVPHGIKTAQVLVTLEDSENRRRYLNSRATLETLLGFGVVPIVNENDTIATDEIRYGDNDRLAAQVAVTIGADCLVLLSDVDGFYSANPALDPKAIRYDRIAQITPEIESMAGDGVSGLSKGGMITKLMAAKVATAAGCAMVIAEGSHLNPLKVLENGSPCTWFSAHTDPQTARKRWIAAMKPRGEITIDVGAAKALKSGNSLLPAGVTQVEGNFGRGEPLAIVSPSGHKLGQGLSRYTGAEARAISGLQSHQIENTLGYPGRAALIHRDDMAL